A region of the Chloroflexota bacterium genome:
TTGCGCTGGAGACAATGCTGATCGAAGCCGACCGCCAACTGGAAACAGGCAATTACGATCTGACCGAACACTACCTGGCCGCCGTCAACGCCGTGCTGGAATCTGGCGGCAACTTCGCCGCCGACTCGCTGGCAACCGACTACCTGGCCCTCACCGCCTCGGCCCTCGACGCCGGTTACGAGCCTCAACGCATCCGGCTCGACTCGGACAGCGCCGCCATCACCGCCTCCCGCCCCGGCCAGCCCTCGGCGCTGGTTGAGCTTACGCTCACTCGCGTAGATGGAACGTGGCGGATGAATTGACGTATAATCTTGGTGAGGCAACCTATGACTATCCAAGAACCAACCATTGTTCCAACTATCCTGGATATTCTCCCGGCTCCGGGTGAGTGGACTGAGGCCTTCTACTACATTGTCTCAGAGCGAGGCCGCCTGGTTGAACTTTCCAGCGGCAATCTGGAAATTCTCCCCATGCCCACTGATTATCATCAACTTATTTTAGGCCGGCTGTTTATTGCCTTATTTACCTTTGCTAACCAATACAAATTGGGTCAGGTGCGCTTTGCGCCTCTGCCAGTCCGGCTGTGGCCTGGCAAAATCCGCGAGCCTGATATTCTTTTCATGTCAGCCGCCCACGCGGATCGAATTGAAAAGTATTGGGGTGTTCCTGATCTCGTCGTGGAAATTATTTCGGAAGGCGACGCCAAGCGCGACCGCACTGAGAAGCCCGAAGACTACGCCCAGGCCGAAATTCCTGAGTACTGGATTGTTGATCCTGAAACGAAAACGCTGGATGTTCTGCGGCTCGAAGGCGAAAGCTACAAACTCCTGGCGCATCTGGCGGAGAACGACATGATCACCTCGCCGACCTTCCCCGGCTTTACTTACGCCCTCAAGGATTTGTTCGCGCCCGCCTGATCAGCCGCATCTCCGGGCTTCGTAGAATCAGCGCCAGTGCAAAGTAGACTCCTGCGCCAACTGCCGCCCCGCCCAGGCCGACAATCCACGGGGAGGCCGCCACCAGTTTCCCCAAACCGAACACTACAATTCCCATTCCGAGCGCGGCCACCGTCGCTCGCCACAGGCTGGCCGTCATTACTCGCGCATCCAGCTTCCCCAGCCGTTGGCTGAACACAACCAACAAGCCAATCATCTCAATGGCCGTTGCCAATGAGTTGGCCAACGCCAAACCGCCGTGAGGCGGTTGCCCCCACGAGTCGAACAGCTTGGTAAAAGTCAAGCTAAAGATCACGTTCAGGATCATCGCCCCGGTTCCGATCAACACCGGTGTGCGCGTGTCCTTGAGGGCATAGAAGGCGCGCGTCACCACTTCCACAACCGAGTGGCCGACGAGGCCGACGGCGTACCAGGCCAACGCCCAGGCGACGAGTTGGGTGGAAGTAGCCGTGAACTCGCCTCCCTCGAACAACATGGCAATGATGGGCTGGCCGAGGAGGATCAAACCAACAGTGGCCGGCAAAGCCAGGAAGAGAGTCAGGTTGAGGGCCGAGGCCAGCGTGCTTCGCAAAGCGTCGCGCTCGCCGCGAGCCGCTTGCGCCGAGAAGGTGGGGAAGATGGCGATGGCAATAGCCTGGGCAATGGCGGCTTGCGGGAAGGTGAAGATTTGGAAGGCGTAGGTGAGGGCAGAGAGACTGCCAATGGGCAAAGTTAGAGCGATGACCGTGTTGACCCAGAAGTTGATCTGCCACACCGCCAGCCCGAACATGCGCGGCAACATCAACTTACCAACTTGTCGCACAGCGGCGTCGCCTAAATCGAGAGCAAGAGTGTAGCCCGGTTGATGGCGAAATAGAGTTGGCAGTTGCACCAGCAAGTGCAGAGCCGCCCCAACCACCACGCCCCAGGCCGGGCCGTAAATGCCCGACCAGGGCGCAGTCAGCGCCCCGGCCATGATGCCGACGTTGTACAGAATGGGCGCCAGCGCCGGAGAGAGAAAGTGATGATGGGCGTTGTGGATGCCCATCAAGAGGCCGCTCACCCCGAAGATCACGGTTGAGAGCAACATGATCCGCATCAGGTCAACCGTCAGTCGCTGTTGATCCGGCGGCAACGTTCGGGCCAGCACCGCGCGCACCAGAAACGGGGCGGTGAGAGCGGCCAGCCCGGCGACGGCGCAAAGCACAATCAGCAAATTGTTGACGATGGCGCTTGCCAGCCGCCAGGCGCGGGGCGAGTCGCCCTCGGCCAAAAAGCCGGCGAACATGGGAATGAAGGCCGAGGCCAACGCCCCGCCCGCCAGCACGTTGAACAACAGGTCGGGCACGCGAAACGCGGCAAAGTATGTGTCAGGAGCGGCGGAGGTGCCAAACGTCCGGCTGATAATGATCTGCCTGAGCAGGCCGATGAGGTTGGCGGCCACCAACCCGGCCATGACCGTGAAAGTATTTCGGGCAAGACGGTTCACGGCGGAGCATTATACAAGCAAAAACCTGACACGCTTCGCGTCTGCGAAGCGTGTCAGGTCTTTTTTAAGTGTGAGAGCCAGGGACGCCGACCCTGGCTCTCTCAAAGGAGGAGAAGAAGAGATGTCATATTACCCTTCTGAGCTAAAGAATAGCATAGGCCGGACAAACCGCCTTGCCTGACAGCCTACGCCAAACCTACGCCAACCCTACGCTAACAACCAGCCGGGGTAGCCGCCCCTGCTATAATCTCGTTCGCTCATGGTTACGCGCTTTTCATTCATCTATCGCTCATCGTTCATCGTCCTCCTCGCCCTCCTCAGCGGCGCATTCCTGCGATTCCACGAGCTGGGCCGTGTGCCGCCCGGCCTGCACTACGACTTTGCCGCCAACGCTATCATTGCGGACGGCGTCGCTTTCGATGGCTGGCGTGAGGTCTTCATCACCGCCTACACTGGCAAAGAAGTGCTGTTCTTTTACACTGCCGGGCTGATCTTCAAGTTCGTCGGCTCGTCCATCTTTGCCCTGCAATTCACCGCCGCCGTCTATGGCGTGCTGGGCATCGCAACCTGCTACTTCGCCGCCCGCCAACTGTTGTGGGAAGACCCCGACTCAAAATGGATCGCCGCCCTCGCCGCCGCCATTCTCTCCTTTACCTTCATGCACCTCGTCTGGTCGCGCTACGGCGAGCGCGCCGTCACCGAACCGTTTGTGCAAGGTCTGGCCGTCGGCTTTCTTTTCCGCGCTCTACGGTTTGGCGCTCCCGCATCCTTTCACCTTGTCATCCTGTCACCCCGCCAACGAATCGGATTGATGACAAACACGATTCTCGCCGGAGTCTTCACCGGGCTGGCCGCCTACACCTATCTCGCCGCCCGCCTCTTCCCGATCCCGATCGCTGTCACTCTCTTCTCTCTTCTCATCTATGAATTCCGCCACCTCAACCGCCTGAAAGCTCGTCTCGGTCAGTTCGCCATTTACTTCGCCGCCGCCGCCCTCGTCTTCGCTCCCCTCGGCTGGTTCTTCGTCACTCATCCCGAAACCTTCCTCGTTCGCGCCAATCAGCTTACGCCCAAGACCGGCGAGGGCAACTTGTTGCTTCAAGGTATCACCGGCGCGTTGGGCATGATCTTCCTCTCTGGCGAACTCTACGACCGCTTCAACATTCCGGGCCGCCCCATCTTCGGCCCTGTCCTCGGCTTCTTCTTTGTCCTCGGCTTCGTCCTCACCGTCATCAAATTCTTTCGACCTTCTACAGAACACGCAATACGCAATACGCAATATCCACGTTTGACGTTGGCACAGCCCCCTGCGGGTCACGCTTCACTCTTCCTCCTCGTCTACCTCTTCACCTTCCTCATTCCCACCGCCATCTCCATTCACGACATCTTCCCCTCCAACGTGCGCTCGATGGGGCTGTTGCCGGTGCTGACCATCTTTCCGGCGCTTGGGATTGTAAAGGCGAGTAATTGGTTAGTGGTTATTAGTTATTGGCGTTCAAAAACTCGCCCAATAACCAATAACTACGCGAAGCGGCTAATAACCGCTTTCACGCTTACCTTCGGCACCCTCACCACCTACTACTCCTACTTCAATCTCTGGGCCGCCGCCCCGGGCCTTCATTACGCCAACGACACCGACCTCGTCAACGCCGCCCGCTGGATCAACACCCAGAACACACAAAACACCAGTGTCTATTTCTCCGCTATTCACTATCGTCATCCAACAGTTGCTTACCTCGCCCGCGACTTCCCTTCGTTCCGCTGGTTCATTGGCGGCCAGGCGCTCGCCATTCCTGAAGGCTCGGCCATTTATGTTTTCCCGCACTCAGCCCCGCCGCCCGAAGATTGGATCGCACAGTGGTCTCCAATTGACGCGCCGCTCGGCCCCGACGGCACGCCCGACTTCCGCGCTTATTATTTCGACTCGATGCCGCCCCTGCCCGATTTCATTTCGGCCTCGGCCAACTTTGGCAACCTCGTCGAGCTAACCGGTTATCGCCTCGTCGCGCCGGGCGTCGTGGACTTTCGCCTCCACGTCCTCAACCTGCCCGACCAGCCCGACTACCGCCTCGTGGCCGACTTGGTGGATGTGGCCGGCTATCACTGGGCGCAAGGCTTCAACGACTCCTATTTTGCCGAGCAGTGGCAAGCCGGTGAAACCATTTTGATGCGAGTCAAAATTCCGATTGAGATCGGCACCCCGCCCGGCAATTACCAATTACTAATAACAATTTACTCCGCCACTTCCAAAGTCAACCTCCCCACCGGTTCAGCCGCCTATGCAACCCTCGGCCCGATCTCACTCCCGCCCACCGGCCCGCAACCCCTCGCCGACCCGCTCGCCGTCATCAGCGGCCTCAACCTGATTCAACTCGACCCGCCGCCCGC
Encoded here:
- a CDS encoding Uma2 family endonuclease — encoded protein: MTIQEPTIVPTILDILPAPGEWTEAFYYIVSERGRLVELSSGNLEILPMPTDYHQLILGRLFIALFTFANQYKLGQVRFAPLPVRLWPGKIREPDILFMSAAHADRIEKYWGVPDLVVEIISEGDAKRDRTEKPEDYAQAEIPEYWIVDPETKTLDVLRLEGESYKLLAHLAENDMITSPTFPGFTYALKDLFAPA
- the murJ gene encoding murein biosynthesis integral membrane protein MurJ; the protein is MNRLARNTFTVMAGLVAANLIGLLRQIIISRTFGTSAAPDTYFAAFRVPDLLFNVLAGGALASAFIPMFAGFLAEGDSPRAWRLASAIVNNLLIVLCAVAGLAALTAPFLVRAVLARTLPPDQQRLTVDLMRIMLLSTVIFGVSGLLMGIHNAHHHFLSPALAPILYNVGIMAGALTAPWSGIYGPAWGVVVGAALHLLVQLPTLFRHQPGYTLALDLGDAAVRQVGKLMLPRMFGLAVWQINFWVNTVIALTLPIGSLSALTYAFQIFTFPQAAIAQAIAIAIFPTFSAQAARGERDALRSTLASALNLTLFLALPATVGLILLGQPIIAMLFEGGEFTATSTQLVAWALAWYAVGLVGHSVVEVVTRAFYALKDTRTPVLIGTGAMILNVIFSLTFTKLFDSWGQPPHGGLALANSLATAIEMIGLLVVFSQRLGKLDARVMTASLWRATVAALGMGIVVFGLGKLVAASPWIVGLGGAAVGAGVYFALALILRSPEMRLIRRARTNP